A window of Argopecten irradians isolate NY chromosome 1, Ai_NY, whole genome shotgun sequence contains these coding sequences:
- the LOC138326322 gene encoding PRELI domain-containing protein 2-like isoform X2 yields the protein MQTTIIIRVMDLVFPFKKYPNEKEKYVQKIDTIEQSFDKDTGVNYRRRIATCHNVVPGVLRLISVLNVKEFLLEEKAWLNSRKRFLHLKSRNLTWCKYANMWEESEFRPCPENPKWTQLKQHGVIDIQGIGPFGRVIEMFAEKFLHAGVKRGLGIMEDLLLERCRSQPTDSR from the exons atgcaaaccacgattatcattagagtaatggatTTGGTCTTCCCTTTCAAAAAA tatccaaacgaaaaagaaaaatatgttcaaaaaaTTGACACAATTGAACAAAGCTTTG ATAAAGACACTGGAGTTAATTACAGAAGAAGGATAGCTACTTGTCATAATGTTGTTCCAGGTGTTCTTCGTCTG ATAAGTGTACTGAATGTAAAAGAATTTCTCTTGGAGGAGAAGGCTTGGTTAAACTCCAGGAAACGATTTCTTCATCTGAAAAGTCGCAATCTCACCTGGtgtaaatatgcaaatatgtgGGAGGAGTCGGAGTTTAGGCCATGCCCAGAAAATCCAAAGTG gACACAATTAAAGCAGCATGGTGTAATTGACATCCAAGGTATTGGGCCATTTGGAAGAGTGATTGAAATGTTTGCCGAAAAATTCCTTCATGCTGGCGTGAAGCGA GGTCTTGGGATCATGGAGGATTTGTTGTTGGAAAGATGTCGATCACAACCAACAGATTCAAGATAA
- the LOC138326322 gene encoding PRELI domain-containing protein 2-like isoform X1, with product MVVSVDVCHTFKYPLEFVVNTHFTKYPNEKEKYVQKIDTIEQSFDKDTGVNYRRRIATCHNVVPGVLRLISVLNVKEFLLEEKAWLNSRKRFLHLKSRNLTWCKYANMWEESEFRPCPENPKWTQLKQHGVIDIQGIGPFGRVIEMFAEKFLHAGVKRGLGIMEDLLLERCRSQPTDSR from the exons ATGGTGGTGTCTGTCGATGTTTGTCACACATTTAAATACCCTCTCGAGTTCGTCGTCAACACTCACTTTACAAAG tatccaaacgaaaaagaaaaatatgttcaaaaaaTTGACACAATTGAACAAAGCTTTG ATAAAGACACTGGAGTTAATTACAGAAGAAGGATAGCTACTTGTCATAATGTTGTTCCAGGTGTTCTTCGTCTG ATAAGTGTACTGAATGTAAAAGAATTTCTCTTGGAGGAGAAGGCTTGGTTAAACTCCAGGAAACGATTTCTTCATCTGAAAAGTCGCAATCTCACCTGGtgtaaatatgcaaatatgtgGGAGGAGTCGGAGTTTAGGCCATGCCCAGAAAATCCAAAGTG gACACAATTAAAGCAGCATGGTGTAATTGACATCCAAGGTATTGGGCCATTTGGAAGAGTGATTGAAATGTTTGCCGAAAAATTCCTTCATGCTGGCGTGAAGCGA GGTCTTGGGATCATGGAGGATTTGTTGTTGGAAAGATGTCGATCACAACCAACAGATTCAAGATAA